The Deltaproteobacteria bacterium genome contains a region encoding:
- a CDS encoding asparagine synthetase B, protein MCGICGFTGKPDKTSLKRMTDSILHRGPDEDGFYSDGSINLGMRRLSIIDVATGHQPVHNEDNALWIIFNGEIYNYKELREDLEKKGHKFYTDHSDTEVIVHLFEEHGEDFVHKLNG, encoded by the coding sequence ATGTGCGGCATCTGCGGATTTACAGGTAAACCAGATAAAACTTCCCTCAAAAGAATGACAGACTCCATCCTGCATCGCGGACCTGATGAAGATGGTTTTTATTCTGACGGAAGCATAAATCTAGGCATGAGACGGCTCTCCATCATTGATGTTGCTACAGGGCATCAGCCTGTCCATAATGAGGATAATGCCCTTTGGATTATCTTTAATGGGGAGATATATAATTACAAGGAATTAAGAGAGGATTTAGAAAAAAAAGGGCATAAATTTTATACAGACCATTCTGATACAGAGGTTATTGTTCATCTCTTTGAAGAACATGGAGAAGATTTTGTCCACAAGTTGAATGG
- a CDS encoding four helix bundle protein has product MGKDGFQGLVVWQKAKELAVRIYKISNEGSLGKDFGLRDQIRRCAVSIPSNIAEGDERNTDKESIRFFYIAKGSLAELRTQLQIALEVGYIGKDVFESLDSDCKEIGRMLGALIKSRCS; this is encoded by the coding sequence ATGGGAAAGGATGGATTTCAGGGGTTGGTAGTCTGGCAAAAAGCCAAAGAATTGGCAGTCCGAATTTATAAAATTTCAAATGAAGGATCTCTTGGAAAAGATTTTGGGCTTCGAGATCAAATAAGAAGATGCGCTGTCAGCATTCCAAGCAATATTGCGGAAGGAGACGAACGCAATACCGACAAAGAATCTATCAGATTCTTTTATATAGCCAAAGGCTCACTCGCTGAATTGCGCACTCAACTACAGATTGCACTCGAAGTTGGGTATATTGGAAAAGATGTTTTTGAATCTTTGGATAGTGATTGTAAGGAGATAGGGAGAATGCTTGGGGCACTTATCAAATCAAGATGTTCATAG
- a CDS encoding radical SAM protein, translated as MNEEEIFNQQLADKRLEEAADFPKVVLIDTISFCNLICSMCVHPDMKRKKGIMPWKLYTNIIDEIAETDKNVRVWDVFFGEALILKKRKPTIFDMIAYAKEKGLTDVVINSNANLLDKEAATDLIKCGLDAIYVGIDAFKPETYAKLRVGGNYDKTVKNVINLLSLKKELHASNPKVFVQFVEMDINR; from the coding sequence ATGAACGAAGAAGAAATTTTTAACCAGCAGCTTGCAGATAAAAGACTGGAAGAGGCTGCGGATTTCCCCAAAGTAGTTTTAATAGATACAATCAGTTTTTGTAATCTTATATGCTCCATGTGTGTTCATCCAGATATGAAAAGAAAGAAAGGCATTATGCCGTGGAAACTGTATACAAATATCATTGATGAAATCGCTGAAACAGACAAAAATGTAAGGGTATGGGATGTATTTTTTGGCGAGGCATTGATACTAAAAAAAAGAAAACCCACTATCTTTGACATGATTGCATATGCAAAGGAAAAGGGGCTGACAGATGTGGTCATAAACTCAAATGCAAATCTTCTTGATAAAGAGGCAGCAACTGATTTGATAAAATGCGGGCTAGACGCTATTTATGTAGGCATAGACGCATTTAAACCCGAGACCTACGCAAAGCTCAGGGTAGGCGGAAATTACGACAAAACAGTAAAAAATGTGATTAATCTGCTCTCTCTAAAAAAGGAACTTCATGCCTCAAACCCAAAGGTTTTTGTCCAGTTTGTGGAAATGGATATAAACAGATGA